TGCCTAACTCCATTACCACTTACAAGTCcaatttgagtttgaattggCTGCTGTATTCCTAGCTTGTGTCccaacaaaattttcttaatggatGATGGTTGCTTCAGCTGAAAATGACCATTTGTCAAAGTCAGTGGGACCATCTTGGCTACCTCATGGTTTATGGCACCATAAATCTTGACCCGGTGACAATGGGGAGAGGTTGACGGTGGGGTTTTCTGGAATTTTTCCCTACCCTAATTATCACTTTTCATCCTCATCCCATTAGGGACGGATTTTGAGACCTTAGCCCACGGCTTTTTTTGCACAATTTGTTGAATGATTATTTAAGAAAACGGATAAACTATATAAAATAGCCACTATGAATTTATAGTATCTTTTCTGAGTCAATAAATCTTAGAAGTAATAGTATGTAGACTACCACGAGTTGACCCTTATATCACAGATATTTTGAAGCCGGATTTCAAGATGAAGGCtatgtatttgtttttaatttatttgtaagtgATATTGGGATTGAGTAAAATGTGTTGAAAAAATTAATGCTCGTAAAGTTGGATCAGATTGGTAGAATAGCTCATCAAGAAGCTAAAATTCTTCATGAATAATTGAAGTGTTCTTTATTGAATTTCCctataatttacaattttttggattaaaaaattgatgatCTTTCAAGACATGACAAAGGGCTTTTATAGCATGtttgtaccttttttttttctttttcattttttgtcatttttcaacCTTATCTTACACTATAATAAAGATAGTTGACGTCTTTTCTTCAAGGTTAGGTGGGAAAGGTAATTGGTTCTAGTGGTAAACTTTTGTGAAAGACCTTACCCACAGGTAAGATGATTAAATTTGCAATGTTTGTGAAGGATTAAGTATTTTAGTATAATTGGACTATTGATACTATCCCTTTACACGAAATGACCTTGAGGTTGGGTGGCTTAAGCATAATGCTTTGGGATAATAtgttttctatcattttcagattaaattattgattcgttattttttccatttgataacaaaaaatcaattgattgaaCTCAATaccttttttcaaaaattaaaaaaaaaaaaaaagttataaaattttaactatttaCAAGGTCTCAATCCTAGgtttttcttccaaaattttAGTTAGTTATAAGGTGGAAAAGGAAGGTTCATCCACCCAACCCATTTTTGTACACATGGAAATCATCCTTCCCTCCTCCTTTTGTCCAACTCCTTTCTAGCGTGGGGGGACCCTTCTACAAAGACCCTTTGTAAGGATGACAATATGACAAGATATTTCTAGATACCCATTTAACCTCTAATGgaaatgatttgaaataaaaataaataagttcaAGACGAGTTTaggaagtttttaaaaacctagGATGTGTTTAAGGCGAGTTTAAGTATGACTTTGTCCCATCTCATCCCATCTCAATtgtacataattttaaataaaaaattattttagttgatttttttttcatttttcaactttctaaatacaaataaatcattacttttcataaaaataaattatctttatttataataaaatttaagatttaaaaataaaaaatattgaaaaaaaattaaacaaggtaAGTATGAGAATTTCTTATACTCACTCATcctcgtttatttatttatttattttgcggTGATGGGAAtacatataaatgatattaggATGATGGTAACCTATCCTGAACTCGTCATATTGTCCTCCTTAgctctttccttttttatctACACATGTTTGATCACTTGCTCATGATGTATATTCCCTATTAACAAAAACCAaattagaaaatcataaaattacgACAATGATAAAATGCAAATACCaaaaccaaataataaaattataaaattaataaagtacaaataaaaattgataaaacatAAAGAttgtaaaaattaagttttaattataaaattattttaattttattaatataaaagttatatatttatgCACGTGACGCTTTTGATCCGGTGCCACACGGAAAACatcgaaaaaagaaaaaaaggaaaattagttgtatttccttttattttgtctgatatttattttaagaaacacCGACAACAGGGCTCGCAGAGCAAGACGCAGGTGCGAGCGGAGGCTCCACGTGAGGCCTGGCTGCACCACCATTTTCTGCCCACGTGGCCTGCCTTGATTTATTAAATCATAATTGTCATAGAAGCTTCCAGAGATGATCCAAGATTAAAACAGCGGTGCTTGTGGCTTCCCACAACATGGCTGTCACTGCGGCCGCTAGCCACAACTTTTTTGAAGCCACCTGCTGCCAACACCACTTTTAAACGTGTTCGATTTTGTAAGTTGTAACCTAACCCATAAAAAATCTTAATGCTTCCATCTCCAATTACCcattacaaaaattttcttcatccatcaaaaataaaaataaaaacaaaaacaaagaaccaGGAAAAATTGCAGAAACTTTTGTTTTGAAGAGTGGTTGGTAGAGGAGTTCACATCTGAAGAGTAAAAAAACCAAACGACAAAAATGTATACTGACAACCGGAGACCAAGACTCCAATCAGGTTGTTTTGTGGTGAAGAATTCcaataaataaacatatgtaTGCTTAGCCACGGCTTGATGCTTTTTGAAGATCAATCAATTTAACTTTGCCCTTTCTTTCCCCCATGGTTTCAAAAATGGTGGGTGAGCCTCCAATCTCATTTCCTTTCTAGCGCCTGTCATTCCATCATTCCTTGGCTGCTGCGTTTTCCCTTGTCTAACCAAATCAGGAAACGTAAGATTCAGCCAAAAACAATTTCTCGCATATTTATTGtaaattgattttgatatcCCAGAAGCTCAGCTCCAGTCCCTTTGATGGCAGAAGCTGTCAAGCTCTTCTGGGTCTTCGTCTTTTTCCTCTCAAACCCGGTTCTCTCCCAGCTGGATGAGTTCTTCTATGACAGCTTCCATGGTGCAGGGAATAACTTGAGTCTAAACGGTGTTGCAAAGATTGAGAAGAATGGAATGCTTCGCTTGACGGACGACGTCGCTAGATGGTTTGGTCGTGGCTTTTATCCGTCTCCGATCCGGTTCAAGAACTCCAGTGGTGGGAAAGCTTTCTCCTTCTCAACAGCCTTTGCTTTCGCAATTGTGCCCCAGTATCCGACACTGGGAGGCCATGGGCTTGCTTTTGCGATTACATCCACGAAAGAGCTCCCAGGGGCTCTTCCCAGACAGTATCTAGGCCTGCTCAATGCCACCGACAATgggaattcaaccaaccatgtGTTTGCTGTGGAGTTCGACACTGTTCAGGACTTTGAATTCAATGATATCAGTGATAATCATGTCGGCATCGATCTCAATAGTATGACATCCTACGCTTCTGCTAACGCTTCATATTTCAGCGATAATTCGACAAAGGAGAATCTTAATCTCAAGGGCGGGAAGACAATTCAGGCATGGATAGATTATGATGGACAAAGGGATCAGTTGAATGTATTCCTTTCGCCTCATTCAACGAAACCCACCTCCCCAATCTTGTCTTGTGGTGTGAATCTTTCATCAATCCTCAAGGAATTTATGTATGTGGGCTTCTCTGCTTCCACTGGTCTTCTTGCCAGCTCTCACTATGTCTTGGGATGGAGGTTCAAGATGAACGGTGTGGCAGAATCACTGGATCTCTCATCCCTCCCTAAGCTGCCTGGCCCTAAAAGGAACAATACACCTTTAATTATAGGTGTTTCTGTTGCTGCTACTTCTATGATAGTTTTCGCAGTTGCCCTGGCTTTCTATCTGAtcagaaagataaaaaatgcgGATGTGATTGAGGCGTGGGAGCTCGATATTGGCCCACACAGATTCTCCTACCAAGAGCTGAAGAAGGCGACCAGGGGTTTTAGGGACAAAGAGCTAATTGGGTTTGGTGGATTTGGCAAGGTTTATAAGGGAACTCTACGGAATTCCAACACTCAAGTTGCAGTTAAACGAATTTCGCACGAATCAAAACAGGGTTTGAGGGAATTTGTTTCTGAAATTGCTAGTATTGGCCGTCTTCGCCACAGGAACTTGGTTCAGCTCCTAGGATGGTGTCGAAGAAGAGGTGATTTGCTACTTGTCTATGATTATATGCCTAATGGAAGCTTGGATAAGTACCTTTTCGACACATCCAAATCAACTCTCAGTTGGGAACAGAGGTTCAAGATCATCAAAGGTGTAGCTTCAGGCCTTCTTTACTTGCATGAAGAATGGGAGCAAACTGTAATTCACAGAGACATCAAGGCAGGAAATATTTTGTTGGATTCTGAGTTAAATGGTAGGCTCGGCGATTTTGGCCTTGCTAAGTTATATGAGCACGGCTCAAACCCGAGCACCACAAGGGTTGTGGGCACACTGGGGTATCTGGCACCAGAGCTTACACGCACAGGGAAGCCAACAAGAAGTTCGGACGTGTTTGCATTCGGTGCATTGTTACTAGAGGTGGTTTGTGGTAGAAGACCTGTGGAGGCCAAAGCTCTGCCTGAAGAGCTGATATTGGTGGATTGGGTGTGGGAGAGGTGGAGGGAGGGTGCAATTCTTGATGTGGTGGATCCAAGATTGAAGGGTGAGTATGATGAAGTAGAGGTAGTGGTGGTGCTGAAACTGGGTTTGATGTGTTCCAACAATTCCCCTGCTGTGCGCCCCTCTATGAGGCAGGTTCTAAGGTACTTGGAAGGGGAGGTGGCCTTGCCGGAGGAGTTGAGTGCACCAGATGCATATGATAAAAAGGGTGGTGGTGCAGGTGATGGTTTTGGGTTTGAGGATTTTGTGCATTCTTATCCCGCATCATCGTGTTTTGAGAAGGTGAGCACGTGGTCATCGGCTGTGGATGATGTTGATGTTGAAAGTAGTTCAGTTTCCCCTCTTGTCACGTAGAGGTCATtgctctttttttcctttttttttctttgcctgTGAGGTTTAAATCTTTTGCTTCTGTAATTAGGGTTTCAGATTTCATTTCGGGAAATAATAGTTTTCATTTCAatgtaaattttattaaacatccaATACTGTTGAGTCATCCTAACTTCACACAAGCCATCACTGGCCTCGTACCTCGTTTACATTCTGTGGTTGGGTCTCTGAAAAATGCAACATAAGGGTCAGTGCGGATATTCATAATGGAAAATGGTCACACCCATAGAACGTGTTGGGCATTTCTTCTTCTCTGTGAGACATCCCAGGGTCCAATGGAGCAGTTTCCATGCATGCTTGGTTCAAACTTAGCTAGAGATTTGTCTTATAGATGCATACAGAATTGGTGCCTGAATTCCTCTTTATAACCAATCATCCCATGATCTCTTGTTTAAGGTGAGAAAATAGCGTGAGCCATTGCCGATGAATGATTACATTAACTTACCTCACCAAACCCTGGTATCTGAACTTAAGATTTAAAACGCTCGAGCTTTTTGGCAAAGATGCGCAGAACCTTGCACTTCTCTGGGTAGTTGTTTTCCTCCCAAACCCAGAGCTCTTCCAGTTGAAGGAGCTGCTTTCCTAGTAAGGGTTCCGTTTAGTAGGTAGCAACATAAGTTTCCACTACTTAATAATCAAATTTCCTGTTTATTCCACATGTCTTTGCAGTTATATTTCATTCATGAGAAACTAGAGGAAAATACAAAACTAGGGAAAGATGAGAAAATAGATCCCCTGAGGGTTTTTGGTGCTCTGCAATTGAGGATCAATAATCTGATTGAGATTGAAGGCaatacaagaaaaagaagacaTGTCACACAGAATGTGGTGATGGCCTTTGATTAAACAAATACAAGGCCAGAAATATAGATTCAAACACTCTGTTGATGTGATAAAGTTGGACTACAACACTGTTGAGTAGTCATTTTTCTAGTGATTATAAATTGATGATGTAACTTAAAATTCACAAAGGTTTAATTGTAACTCATAGTTTTAGCTAAAAGGTATATTGTGTATGATATCATCTACAACATCTGGGTGAGAAATATAAAGAGAAATCACCTCTATTTTTCTACAAAACTGCATAACAGAACAGAGATATACAAGGCATTTTTAAGTACAATTTCAATAAAGCTGCTTATCGTCAGCCATGACTTGCAGGAGGATTGACATTTTTGAGATAGGCTGAGCCTTGATCCAAACCTTCAATAtcttttcttccttgatgaagGTTGCTTTGATTGATTACTTTCTGGTTACCTGCCAATCCATTCAATCTGATATGCAGGAGTTTCATCACCATAAAATTCACACACATTCTacaactataattttaaaattaaaaagtcgGATCATGGCATAAAGGAACATTAGCTATCTTTAACTTTCCACATTCCAAAATTTCTATCTTTCCTTAAGCTTTGCTCAATTTGCTTGGTTGGAGGGAGGAAATTAAACAAATCTACAATTTGCAACTATAATTCCATCCCAAAAGGGAGCAAAGTCGTCTaattccaaaccatccaaagaATACAAATTTCTGtcgtttttataaaattcttaaattactTCCCTATGTTTTCTCAGCTATTAAACAGAGCATGGATGATGTGTCATTTTCTAATGTTTCAACTGAACTTTAAATTTACACAATTATCTTACAGTCATTTTCTGCTTGATTACAGTGCAACATGTAACCAGTCTTCAATATGGAATCCGCATAAAAACAGTGTTTTGTGAATGCTGTTCTACTGGCTTACTACATTGTCCTCAACATTATCCTCCTCGACATCTTTTACTCTATTGAAAATCTCATCATCATCAAATCCTGCACATTAACCAAGACACTTAgtttaatgaaaaaaacaagCTAATTCAAAAGGGTTTCTGAGCCAAGCAACAGCTGTTACCTGCGCCTAAATCTTCAGCTTCATCATTTGAAGGTCCTAAAAGCATAGTGTTGCCTGAAGGTGGATCAAGTGCCATCCAGTCTGAAGTCCCATAATCCTGCAAGCATGCTTCCTTCCCCGAGACCCAGTCATCAACAACATTACTGCTGTCAAAAGAGATAGGGTCCCTTGGATCATGTTCTCTGTTCATCTGGACCCTGTAAAACTAATCAGTTGTGAGAGAgaatccttttttcttttttcttttttttctgtttcaATGGTTGAAATGCCACATGTAAAATAGACTCCACTTTTTTTACTTACATTTGCATCAATCGCAAGTTGTACTGAACAAACACAAGGTCAATGAGACGTTGATGCTCTAGGCAGTTTCTTGAGTCATGCATCTGCTCAAAAGGGATCTGATTTCGCTTATTTACAATTGAACTGCAAGGCTGACTCAGAACACGGATGGCCAAACGTGCCAAATTTGGGCAACTGCCTCCATATGTTGACCACCAttcagctaaagacagtaaacATATTAATGAGTAAAGTTGACTCAATAAATGGGTAAAGAATACTTGTAACAGAATgggatgaagaaaaagatgcTCCTCCTGCCTCTAGTATGCATGTTACACACATACAAAGATGGTACACATCCTGGGCCACGCCAAGTAGGTTTCACTGAACAAAAAATTCCCAAACCTACCAGATGAACATAGTGATAGGTTTAAGGACTTCTCTAAGTTTTAGATCATCAGTTTATAACTGAACAATAATGATGCATTCATGGattaatatcaacaaaaaaaggTTCTCACCCACAAGGGTATCTTAGATGGGACCCACTAAATAGTATTGGCAAAATATGGTCACTCTGTTTCACTCTCAGCATGTTTATCATATCCAGTGGCTAAAGCATGAAGATAACTCCTTTAAGCATCCTCTACATGGAGGTCTTACTTTCCTAAAATGCAAGGTCAACAAAAGAATGTAAAGAATCCAGTGCTCATACAGAAAATGAAAGTAACACATATACCTAGTAAAAGGACCTTACCAGGAAGCAGAGTATCTCTAGCTCTAATTGCCATCTTCCTCCCAAAATCTCCAATAGAATTCTTGTACGTATTTAGCTCTTTCATGATTTTATCCTGAATTATGGTATCAGGAACTAATCTTTCTATACAATCAAGCATTCCTGACACTATCTCATTATGTATATCTCCTTCAATACTATAAAAGAACTTGGGATTAAGGTAGAAACCTGCAGCATGGAGCGGAACATGCCATTGTTGTTCCCACCTGTTGTCTATAATATTCCAATAGACGATATAATCCTCCTTCTTAACAAGTTGTTTCTTAATTGTTTCTTTGGCTCGATATATTCCTGCATAAACATATCCCATTGCAGGTCTTTTTTCATTGCCAACAATTCTGAAAACTCGCAAGAGTGGATCTGTCAAATGGACAATTAGGATGCATGAGGACCAGAATGAATGGTTACTTATGAGATCCAACATTTCCAACCCCCCTGGTTTCTTTGAACATGGGCAGTCCATCCACTCCTGTGAAGTAATCATGTCCTGCAAATTTTGTTTAAGATCCACCATTCGTTTCAGTGTCATAAAGTTTGTAGCAAAACGAGTCATTCCTGGTGCTACAATATCATTGCCAAAAGTATACCTTCTCATCATATTCAGAACAACATTATGATTGTAGACAAACCTTGCAATAGATTTAGCCTGTTCAAGTGTTGCATTTATCCACTCAAGTTTCCCAAAATCCTCAAGCATCAAATCTAAGCAACGAGATGCACATGGAGCCCAATATAGAGTAGGGAAAGTATCAGATAACCTTTTCCCTGCAACAAGGTACTGTTCTTCACCATTAGTAATCACTTGCAACACATTCCTTACCCCCACTTCTTCCACCACTTCCTTAAGCAATTCATACAGAGCATCAGCAGAATTCATTATGTCTGACACATCCACAGATCTCAAGAACATAATTCCTTCAGGACAATGTGCCAAAATGTTTATCAAGATCCTGCCATTGTGTGTATTCCATTGGTCTACTAAAACAGAACAACCAGTCCTTGCCCATGTCCCCATGTATTGGTCAATATCATTCTTCACTTCTTCAACTGAGTTCTTCAGAATCCAACCCCTAAGATCTTGATTAGAGGGTGCAGCAACCCCTGGTCCTCCTGAAGCAATTGCATCGATCATTTGTTGGAAATAAACCGAGTTTACCGCCTCAAGAGGTACCCCAGCATCATATAAAAACCGTGCTATTGCCATATGGACCTGATTGTTTCCCCTTTTTGAATCTAATGCAATACTATTAATAGCAACAGCATCAGGAATTGCACTTTTATCTGCTCTTTTTACTCTCCCTCGCTTCCTTCTATCTGTTCCTCTATTGGTCTTTCCTTCTTCTCTAGTTACTAATAGACTTGAATCAGGTTCAAGTGTCTCAGGAACAGCTAATAATTGTAGTCCAGAATTCACATCACATTGATTGCCAAAGGTGTCCATCTCACTAGTAGGCAGTGGACTTATGCTTGTTATCTCTTCC
This DNA window, taken from Vitis riparia cultivar Riparia Gloire de Montpellier isolate 1030 chromosome 13, EGFV_Vit.rip_1.0, whole genome shotgun sequence, encodes the following:
- the LOC117927955 gene encoding L-type lectin-domain containing receptor kinase S.4-like — translated: MAEAVKLFWVFVFFLSNPVLSQLDEFFYDSFHGAGNNLSLNGVAKIEKNGMLRLTDDVARWFGRGFYPSPIRFKNSSGGKAFSFSTAFAFAIVPQYPTLGGHGLAFAITSTKELPGALPRQYLGLLNATDNGNSTNHVFAVEFDTVQDFEFNDISDNHVGIDLNSMTSYASANASYFSDNSTKENLNLKGGKTIQAWIDYDGQRDQLNVFLSPHSTKPTSPILSCGVNLSSILKEFMYVGFSASTGLLASSHYVLGWRFKMNGVAESLDLSSLPKLPGPKRNNTPLIIGVSVAATSMIVFAVALAFYLIRKIKNADVIEAWELDIGPHRFSYQELKKATRGFRDKELIGFGGFGKVYKGTLRNSNTQVAVKRISHESKQGLREFVSEIASIGRLRHRNLVQLLGWCRRRGDLLLVYDYMPNGSLDKYLFDTSKSTLSWEQRFKIIKGVASGLLYLHEEWEQTVIHRDIKAGNILLDSELNGRLGDFGLAKLYEHGSNPSTTRVVGTLGYLAPELTRTGKPTRSSDVFAFGALLLEVVCGRRPVEAKALPEELILVDWVWERWREGAILDVVDPRLKGEYDEVEVVVVLKLGLMCSNNSPAVRPSMRQVLRYLEGEVALPEELSAPDAYDKKGGGAGDGFGFEDFVHSYPASSCFEKVSTWSSAVDDVDVESSSVSPLVT
- the LOC117927953 gene encoding uncharacterized protein LOC117927953 gives rise to the protein MALAPQPIASSLEPLPITSQKHDPAWKHCQMFKNGDRVQLKCLYCGKVFKGGGIHRIKEHLAGQKGNASTCLRVSPDVRLLMQQSLDGVVVKKKKKQKIAEEITSISPLPTSEMDTFGNQCDVNSGLQLLAVPETLEPDSSLLVTREEGKTNRGTDRRKRGRVKRADKSAIPDAVAINSIALDSKRGNNQVHMAIARFLYDAGVPLEAVNSVYFQQMIDAIASGGPGVAAPSNQDLRGWILKNSVEEVKNDIDQYMGTWARTGCSVLVDQWNTHNGRILINILAHCPEGIMFLRSVDVSDIMNSADALYELLKEVVEEVGVRNVLQVITNGEEQYLVAGKRLSDTFPTLYWAPCASRCLDLMLEDFGKLEWINATLEQAKSIARFVYNHNVVLNMMRRYTFGNDIVAPGMTRFATNFMTLKRMVDLKQNLQDMITSQEWMDCPCSKKPGGLEMLDLISNHSFWSSCILIVHLTDPLLRVFRIVGNEKRPAMGYVYAGIYRAKETIKKQLVKKEDYIVYWNIIDNRWEQQWHVPLHAAGFYLNPKFFYSIEGDIHNEIVSGMLDCIERLVPDTIIQDKIMKELNTYKNSIGDFGRKMAIRARDTLLPAEWWSTYGGSCPNLARLAIRVLSQPCSSIVNKRNQIPFEQMHDSRNCLEHQRLIDLVFVQYNLRLMQMVQMNREHDPRDPISFDSSNVVDDWVSGKEACLQDYGTSDWMALDPPSGNTMLLGPSNDEAEDLGAGFDDDEIFNRVKDVEEDNVEDNVVSQ